TGACCTACGTCATCGTCAAGGATATCTGCGAAGGCGAAAGCTCTTGCGTGGACGTCTGCCCCGTCGACTGCATCAAGAAGGGGGAGGGGCAAAACGCCAAGGGAACCGCCTGGTTTTTCGTTGTGGCCGAAGACTGCGTCAGCTGCAACGCCTGCCTTGAGGCCTGCCCGGTCGAGGGCGCGGTCCT
This genomic interval from Candidatus Eisenbacteria bacterium contains the following:
- a CDS encoding 4Fe-4S dicluster domain-containing protein, which produces MTYVIVKDICEGESSCVDVCPVDCIKKGEGQNAKGTAWFFVVAEDCVSCNACLEACPVEGAVLPD